One Solanum lycopersicum chromosome 2, SLM_r2.1 genomic region harbors:
- the LOC101246992 gene encoding wall-associated receptor kinase-like 1 yields MLRKTCKMNLEFVCLLLLLSWLMVLDHSIAATSLAKPGCEERCGNLTIPYPFGLSASCSLNSWYVIKCDRSSDPPKPFMNSFLQVELQSEVISVSIENQTITTSVSIVNFCNKSSEGSRIITTGTDLSGSPFYYAKDRNKLMLVGCGNGLVTQKQNVLSGCTSICSEGATLTGCYGINCCQSLFPFDLSSYKANFTNSGIQQEAYPRCSAVFLVDQTWVPDEVAQPFVFLGYAPVVWLWTLQAKELEAGLLCDKSEAVVKLEDGTSVANWQCRCGNGTQGNPYFSNGCQANQRCTNCTEIVIYMKQSPKIVLLSVCISIGVLLLLLGSYLLYKTVKKRENKRQRQRFFKRNGGLLLQQQLSSNNEGTIDKGKLFTARELEKATDHFNENRILGRGGQGTVYKGMLPDGKIVAVKKSKLVDENQLDQFINEVAVLSQINHRNVVKLLGCCLETEVPLLVYEFIINGTLYSLIHNENNEFPFTWSTRLRIATEVAGALAYLHSATSVPVYHRDIKSSNILLDEKYRAKVSDFGTSRSIAIDQTHLTTGVQGTFGYLDPEYFQSSQYTEKSDVYSFGVVLAELLTGKKAISTTTNQDRSLATNFLLATERNLLDTIIYAKISQEGKREDIMAAANIAYRCMNLNGKKRPTMKEVTTALEAIRSQMPAAAVTNFQLDKGDTAERTVISEVNYTWTNTSTTSSDVHPLLFETS; encoded by the exons ATGCTTAGAAAAACTTGcaaaatgaatcttgaatttgtATGTTTGTTGTTGCTTCTTTCATGGCTTATGGTTTTAGATCATTCAATAGCAGCTACATCTCTTGCAAAGCCTGGCTGTGAAGAGAGATGTGGTAACCTTACAATTCCTTATCCATTTGGATTGAGTGCTAGTTGCTCTCTTAACTCGTGGTACGTGATCAAGTGTGATCGAAGTTCTGATCCTCCTAAGCCTTTTATGAATTCATTTCTGCAAGTTGAACTTCAAAGTGAGGTGATATCTGTGTCAATTGAAAACCAAACGATTACTACTTCAGTTTCCATAGTGAATTTTTGCAACAAATCGAGTGAAGGTAGTAGAATCATCACAACGGGGACAGATTTGTCTGGAAGTCCTTTTTATTACGCAAAGGATAGGAATAAGTTGATGCTTGTTGGTTGTGGAAATGGTCTTGTGACACAGAAACAAAATGTTCTCTCAGGGTGTACATCGATTTGTAGTGAAGGTGCTACGTTGACAGGATGCTATGGCATCAACTGTTGTCAATCTCTTTTCCCTTTTGATCTAAGTTCATACAAAGCAAACTTCACCAACTCGGGGATTCAGCAAGAGGCTTACCCGAGATGCAGTGCAGTTTTCTTGGTAGACCAAACTTGGGTTCCAGATGAAGTTGCACAGCCCTTtgtttttcttggttatgctcCTGTTGTTTGGCTCTGGACTCTCCAAGCCAAAGAGTTAGAAGCAGGATTGCTCTGCGACAAGTCTGAGGCTGTTGTTAAGTTGGAAGATGGTACTTCTGTGGCAAACTGGCAGTGTCGTTGTGGAAATGGAACACAAGGAAATCCATACTTCTCTAACGGATGCCAAG CCAATCAACGATGCACCAATTGCACAGAAATTGTAATCTATATGAAACAATCTCCGAAAATCGTTCTCCTCA GTGTATGCATAAGTATCGGAGTACTGCTTCTACTGTTAGGGAGCTATTTATTGTACAAAACAGTCAAGAAGAGAGAGAACAAAAGACAAAGACAAAGGTTTTTTAAGCGAAATGGCGGCCTCTTACTACAACAGCAGCTATCATCCAATAATGAAGGTACTATTGACAAAGGAAAACTTTTCACTGCTAGAGAGCTGGAGAAGGCAACAGATCACTTCAATGAAAATCGCATACTTGGTCGTGGAGGTCAAGGTACGGTATATAAGGGCATGTTACCTGATGGAAAGATTGTAGCAGTGAAAAAGTCCAAGCTGGTAGACGAAAACCAGTTGGATCAGTTTATCAACGAGGTGGCTGTTCTTTCACAAATCAATCACAGGAACGTGGTGAAGCTACTCGGCTGTTGTTTGGAAACAGAAGTTCCTCTACTAGTATACGAGTTCATAATAAATGGCACACTCTACAGCCTCATACATAATGAGAACAATGAGTTTCCCTTTACTTGGAGCACGCGTTTGAGAATTGCCACAGAGGTAGCTGGAGCATTAGCTTATCTACACTCAGCAACTTCTGTTCCAGTCTATCATAGGGACATCAAATCAAGCAATATACTTTTAGATGAAAAATACCGTGCCAAGGTATCAGATTTCGGCACTTCAAGGTCTATTGCAATTGATCAAACTCACTTAACGACCGGAGTCCAAGGGACATTTGGCTATTTAGATCCTGAGTACTTCCAATCCAGCCAATATACTGAAAAAAGTGATGTCTATAGCTTCGGAGTTGTTCTTGCTGAACTCTTAACAGGAAAGAAAGCAATTTCAACCACAACAAACCAAGACAGAAGTTTAGCAACAAACTTCCTTTTGGCAACAGAGAGAAATCTCCTTGATACGATTATCTATGCAAAAATTTCACAAGAAGGTAAAAGGGAGGATATAATGGCAGCTGCTAACATAGCGTATCGTTGCATGAACTTGAATGGAAAGAAAAGACCAACTATGAAGGAAGTAACTACAGCATTGGAAGCCATTAGATCACAAATGCCAGCTGCAGCAGTAACAAATTTTCAACTGGATAAGGGTGATACAGCAGAAAGAACTGTGATATCAGAAGTTAACTACACATGGACTAACACAAGTACCACATCATCAGATGTCCATCCATTGTTGTTTGAAACTAGTTGA
- the LOC101246690 gene encoding ankyrin repeat-containing protein NPR4-like yields MNDKIVMENIPKLQLERTLSIPTCFPQRNSVPSTATTSDGFSFRNSSNNTRSSSPQHAVTIQFNHGIGQAEATVLPSPIQNESVSRPTAPDPQTLPTSFLRPRTKPIKLTMYVPLYQAALGGNWEKARKFFSVHPDATSARITKGWETALHIAAGANKVQFVEELVKLMSPLELALQNKYENTALCFAAASGLTRIAKVMVMKNRFLPMVRGSKGVTPLHMAALLGHREMVWYLYSVTDHQYLSKEDYISLLIATINSNLFDVALHILQQMPELGIERDQNEDTILHVLARKPLAFSDKIGLGIWQRLVYAYVSVHLQNRSSNMSSGSTDKNNTMAYLISTRVIQHLHKTIGVRKVLETKLMHLQALELVKCSWRKVLLLNDSQIGNLLRSPSRPLFVAAELGNFEFIVELIQSYPDLIWKVDEESRSIFHIAVIHRQEKVYKLIYNIGSHKDIITSYKSTNNENILHLAAKLAPINRLGIVSGAALQMQRELLWFKEVETIVQASYKEMRDSKGRTPGMLFTEEHKELIKEGEKWMKETASSCMLVAALITTVMFAAIFTVPGGNNNDTGTAIFLKEKAFIIFSMMDALALFSSVISILMFLSILTSRYAEEDFLCTLPKRLIIGFITLFVAIAAMLVAFCSSFFIVLGHQMTWIVIPVAALASIPITLFAFLQFPLLADMITSSYGSGIFTFTSKDTIY; encoded by the exons ATGAACGATAAAATTGTCATGGAAAACATACCGAAACTACAACTGGAACGTACACTTTCGATTCCAACATGCTTTCCACAGAGAAACTCAGTACCAAGCACTGCAACAACATCAGACGGATTTTCTTTCAGAAATAGCAGCAACAATACAAGAAGTTCTAGTCCACAGCATGCTGTTACAATTCAATTTAATCACGGAATCGGTCAAGCTGAAGCCACAGTACTTCCTTCTCCCATTCAAAATGAATCTGTCTCTAGGCCTACCGCGCCTGATCCTCAGACGCTTCCCACTTCGTTTCTTAGGCCCA GGACTAAACCAATAAAACTTACCATGTATGTGCCACTTTACCAAGCAGCGTTAGGCGGTAATTGGGAAAAGGCTAGAAAATTTTTCAGTGTGCATCCTGATGCAACATCAGCCAGGATCACAAAAGGGTGGGAGACTGCTCTTCACATTGCAGCAGGGGCTAATAAAGTTCAGTTTGTTGAAGAACTGGTTAAACTTATGAGTCCACTGGAACTGGCACTGCAAAACAAATACGAAAATACTGCACTCTGCTTTGCTGCTGCATCGGGACTAACAAGGATCGCAAAAGTTATGGTAATGAAAAATCGATTCTTACCAATGGTGAGGGGCAGCAAGGGAGTCACACCACTACACATGGCTGCTCTACTAGGGCACAGAGAGATGGTGTGGTATCTATATTCAGTGACAGATCATCAGTATCTAAGCAAAGAGGACTACATTAGCTTACTCATTGCAACTATAAACTCCAATTTATTTG ATGTAGCTTTACATATACTTCAGCAGATGCCTGAATTAGGCATTGAACGAGATCAAAATGAAGACACGATACTCCATGTTTTAGCACGAAAGCCCTTAGCATTTTCTGACAAAATTGGACTTGGTATATGGCAAAGACTTGTTTATGCAT ATGTATCTGTTCATTTGCAGAATAGATCAAGCAACATGTCCAGCGGCTCAACGGACAAAAATAATACCATGG CATACCTGATCAGCACAAGGGTTATTCAGCATCTACATAAAACAATCG GAGTCAGAAAAGTTCTCGAGACAAAATTAATGCACTTACAAGCCCTGGAGTTGGTAAAATGTTCATGGAGAAAAGTACTTTTGTTGAATGATTCACAAATTGGTAACTTACTTAGAAGTCCTTCGCGGCCATTGTTTGTAGCAGCAGAGTTGGGAAATTTTGAGTTCATAGTAGAGCTTATTCAGTCTTATCCAGATCTCATCTGGAAGGTTGATGAGGAAAGTCGGAGCATCTTTCACATTGCTGTCATTCATCGACAAGAAAAGGTCTACAAACTAATCTACAACATAGGATCACACAAAGATATCATCACGTCCTACAAAAGCACAAATAATGAGAACATCTTACACTTGGCTGCAAAGCTAGCTCCTATAAATCGACTTGGTATTGTATCAGGTGCAGCACTCCAGATGCAACGAGAGTTATTGTGGTTTAAG GAAGTTGAGACAATTGTTCAAGCCTCGTATAAGGAGATGAGAGACTCAAAAGGTCGAACACCAGGAATGCTGTTCACCGAGGAGCACAAGGAATTGATCAAAGAGGGAGAGAAGTGGATGAAGGAAACAGCATCATCTTGCATGCTTGTTGCTGCACTAATTACAACAGTAATGTTTGCAGCAATCTTTACTGTGCCAGGAGGGAACAATAACGATACAGGCACCGCTATTTTCCTCAAAGAGAAAGCATTCATTATTTTCTCTATGATGGATGCACTGGCATTGTTTTCTTCAGTAATCTCTATATTGATGTTCTTGTCTATCCTCACTTCACGCTATGCCGAAGAAGACTTCCTATGTACTTTACCAAAAAGGTTGATCATCGGCTTCATCACGCTCTTTGTTGCTATTGCAGCAATGTTGGTAGCATTTTGTTCAAGCTTTTTCATTGTGCTTGGACATCAAATGACCTGGATTGTCATTCCAGTGGCAGCACTTGCTAGCATTCCTATAACTTTATTTGCTTTCCTGCAATTTCCTCTCTTGGCTGATATGATCACATCTTCGTATGGTTCAGGAATATTCACATTTACAAGTAAGGATACAATTTACTGA